From Ananas comosus cultivar F153 linkage group 2, ASM154086v1, whole genome shotgun sequence:
TTCAAATAtagccaaaaagaaaagaaaggaaaagaaaagaaaaaacactaaTGATAATAATTCCTCTTTGCCTTGTTGTTGAGGAATTATCACTCTAATTAATGATATTAATTGTACACAAAATGTGCTCCAGCAAAGTTTTTTTAAGTACATGTCTTCGACAGGGTGGTGATTGATGCTCTCCACAACTTAACAGGGAGGCCATGCTTGGGGACAGGAAAAGGACCGTACTCAATCTCACTATTGGATCCAACAATCTCCCATCtgcacaaaaaaaatatatatatatatatatttctaaaaaaaaatctgataaaatGAGGTGAAATTGTTAGTAAATTTTCcatctttatatttattttaataattacgTTTTTTACTTCTAAACTTATAACAATCAAATACCTATAATTTGATGCTGATTGTAATTAATTTCAGGGATTGACTTATTTCAATTTCGTTGTATATTACTCGGTTATCCCTTCAAACATAATATATACAGATATTAACTACGTGCGCTTATTTGAAGTTAGATCAGAGTTATTATTTATGTCTCAACGAAGAAAAGAGTTTAGACTGAAACTCTGATCACTTCTCATTAAGAATATTTTTCGCTATGTCTATGACATGACATTTTCCTTTAATCTGGATACGAATAGTAaactaaaaaaaacttaattattacatgaaataaattttagtttaaaacatatgaTGATGAAATTAAAACCTTGTCAAACTATGTGACCAACTTTTACTAGTTGTATGTAGCCTAGCCTAGTCTTCTGCATATGCTACGGATCGAATCTCTCGTAAATTAAGAAGAGTCCAAATTGCTGCAATGTTTGATTGAATTGGTCCACAAGACAAAAAAGAATATATGGGTATCTACTTagttgatctctctctcttttttttttttccccctttttttttccttttttctcacCTGTAGTTGGTGACCAAGTGGTGGATGAAGATGAATATTTCAAGCTTGGCGAGCTCGTTGCCGGGGCAAGCGTGAACGCCATTCCCGAACGGCATGAATGTGTTGGGTTTGGGTGCAACCTGTGTTCAAAAGACAAAACAAATATTCATTAATGaccaaattaaagaaaatacaGAAAATAGAAGTGCAAGAAAAGGCAAATGAACTAACTTTGCGATTTACAAGAATTAGTGATATTTATGGGTATGACGAACAAGCATATCTTAAGAAGTTCTTAAACAAACGATCGAACTAATTCTGAGAATGCTTTGACTCATAAAATAGTGATCAAATGGAACTTAACATACTTAACTAcaaaatttaaagtattaaattaaattgtgagTTTTCATAGCTATCATATTAATATCAATAAGAAATAATATGAAGACTAGTAAGGCTAGAATTGCCACATTAATTGGTGTACAATCCCATGATTGCAATAGAGTATTATCTACGTACACTGAATCTAGAAGGGTCGAATTTCTGCGGATCTTGGAAGAATTCTGGGTTGTGATGTATGTTCCTGAAGAGAGGCATCACTTTCCACCCCTTTGGGATAAGGAACCCTAGACACGAAAATAATCTCGTTACATAAATCAAGATTCAAAAGAATACATTAACGaaatgaaaaggaaacataacaCTAAACTTAAAGGTCTATTTAGATATCAGAATAAGTTATTTAGTAATATCTAATATGTTATAAAAATTCTTTCATTATCGCACTCTCTAATCGCGCGtgaatattacttttttttcttcaacaCATGCTTTATTACCTTTGTACTCCACATCCGCCACCGCCTCTCTAAACGTGAAAGAAATGATACTCGCCATCCTTAAGCTCTCTAATATGACCTGGAtcagagaaaacaaaaaagaagggaaaattaaagaaaaggtaCTATCACTTTCCACATCCAATGATAAGCACTACGACTTGTTccacatattattattattattattgcatacACGCGCATTGGTTTGAGGGAGATAATTAAATGTACATACGCACCTTATGAGTTACTGCCATTTTTCTTGTTTGGGCCCATGTCAAGGGTCTCTTTCCACACTCATTAGCTTCGTATATACTCATTTGCTCATCCTGCatgaaataatttatattattattattacaagaCTCTAcagtaacttaattttttttattaattataaatatgggCACAAGCAGTAAATCTttatttgttggtttttttttcttttttttttttgccgctGAAATTTTGCACCAATTAACGAACTTTTGCACTGATTAAGACCTGCGGCGGCAGTTACAGTTGTCGCAGAAATTGTTTGTGACACTTCCTCCACATTTTTTGCTTTGCTCTTCTACAATGGAAAAAGGGCTACATATATTTCTTGTAGCGAATTACTCGAGGTCTCAACATGCACACATACCTTGACTGCTTCGAGAAGTTTCGGGTAATCGCCGAGGTATTTCACGATCCAGGTGAGAACACTAGCGGTGGTGTCTTGCGCCGCAAAGAGCACACCGATGATATTGTCGGAGATTTGATCGTCGGTGAGGTGTTCGCCTTTCTCATCCTTAGATTCCATGAGACATCCCAAGAGatcactctcctccaccgctTTCGTCGTTGTCCTCCTCCTCTCGAGCATGATCTCGCACAGAAGATCGTGTAGCCGCCTCCTTGCCTATTTCAAGAAACAATAAGAGTAACAAGTTTAGTAACAAATGAGTCTTAGCTCATCTTAGGAAGTATGTAAAAGGAAGATAATGCATTAATTGCCTCTTTGTTTTCATACCTGAATTGCTTTTCTGTAAAGAGTTCCAGGAATGTTATTAGGGAATGAGTTGTATCCCTTGTCAACAATGAAGTAGTTCTTCTTTAACTCTAGTTTGTAATGCTCGTCCAACCGGCCGCCAAAAATCGTGAGGATGCCCACATCGAAAGATAACTACAAGATATATCACATAATcacaaacaaattttaaatgaaaagcCGAGAATTcataactgaaaaaaaaataaaaaatactacaTTCGCgagaagcatttttttttttttttcttttaagtcACATTATAAGGCGGGATGATTTTCTATGCAATTCATTGAAATTCTTGAATCTTTCTTCGATTAGAGATGAGGTAACAATGTATGTACCTTCTTCATGGCATGGAAAGTGCTCGCCACACGGCCGTCCCATGAGTCGAGCATGGAGATCACGATGGCTTCGACGTCGGAGACCTGGCCGCGGAGCGCGTCGGGGCTCAACGAGCCCTGCACAAGCCGCCTTAGCCGGAGATGGTAGTCGCCCTGGTGAAAGAACAAGGCCGTCGGGCCGATCATCCGCTCCTTGCTGCGCGGGTACGTCGGCTTGAAGAGGCGAGCCTGGCTCACCAGCACGAACCGCGCCGCCTCCGGGCTCGTCAGCATGATGCATGGGCAACCGAGCAAATGGGTCTTAAATATCTCGCCAAACCTAGTACaacataattaaaaagaaattaaacacaATTTATACGTTCACGTCCCCTCACATGCAATGCATGAATCGCAAAACGGTGATGAATTAAGGTTGATTTGACCGTCCCTTTTCTGCGCAGAGACTCTTTCTACgtactatatctatatatatgttcAATTAAAATCGAAGTAAGAGAAGGACGAAGCGACCGACCATCTCTAGAGCAAAggggcaaaggatttggtggttggtatccgaaacacaagttcgaatcctaatttattcacatttccagctaagtttatttctaaataaaataaacgaagcgggtagcgtgctagctatctctcaaaaaaaaaaaagaaaaagagaagggcGAAGCGCCACCTTTTCTGTTTCGCAGCAAAGAAGAGATTTGGGTCCTGTGAGTAGAGATGCAGTGTCTCTCCCACATATGGCCAACCCATGGAACCAGGAGGGAGCTTTAACATCTCCTTGGGCTTCCTCTTGTGCTTCCTGAGGAAGAGATAGGAAAGAAGGAATAGTAGAGATAAGGTGTACACTATGCTACTACAACCCATCTCCATCTctctatctaaaatttaagttgCAATGGCTTGTGAGATAGATGGGAGAGATGGAgatcagaaaagaaaagaaaagaaacttggGAATTAGGAGTAGTTAGAGATCAGTGTTGGGGGAATGGGTGGGGTTTGGGAATGTATTAATGGGGGTATATATAGGGAAAGGATTGGCGAAGGAAAATGatcctatatacatatatggatGGGGACTCACTCTCTACGACACATGGGAATTGGATGCGCTCAAAGCTTTACAGCTGTTCTTTTCTAGAGGCCCTAATTTAATTGAGGGATTACCAAATGAAGCCACCTACAACACACATGTGTTCCCTGGGCAATCTTTACCATAAATGTAAATGTATGTGTATAGGACATGAACTTGAACTTGAACTCTCACAGCATGCGGGAATTGTGTTACATGCCTTTGCCACTTCATGCTTTGACTGGGCTTGTCAAAAACTTTAAggaaaattgaaaaaagaaatggtCAAACCTAGCCAATTACAcctttattaaaatataatttctaaaCAAATTACTACACCACTAGTTTGTCATTTTCAATTAATGACCTGGCCTTTACTGATGCTCAGGGATGAATAGTTAAAGGTGAGTAGAAGAAgtaaatagatataaaaaaattacttaaatattCTTAAATTAACCGAACTAGGCGTTTCCACAAATTAAGATGTATAGGATATTAGCTTTTTAGAGGTTAAAACAGTAGTTTCAAAAGTTTTGGGAACTGGGGCTAAATAAATAGTAGATTAAACCGAATAAATTACACatgtaatattatttaaaattgtaaagcTGATGACGAGTGATCTCACTAAAGTTTGATGGgacaatatatttttataaatttttgttattttttttatccaaataaaaGGAGGAGAGAGTGATGTACTACTAATTTTCACtgaaaaaaatgttaattttaatgaATTGATAGAATTAGAGGGCCTCAAAACTTGGTCATGCTTGTTGTATTCAGACCACTTATTTGGTGCtttaaaatcatgaaatttaacttaattttactctttttttttccttcacgaATCACCTAAACCTGGTTCAGccaataattttcaatttaattcaGCACTGGTTTAATGCCATGATACATATTTTGGTTCTCGGACCAACCACCCTCATGATCAACTCAAACTTCATGTACCGCATCATACTAGTTCGGCCAATTTGGCACGTCCGCATAACAATTTCTATGGGATCGTCCGTACGATCCGCTGGTCGTAGATTCGTGCGGGATACGGAGGATCCAAGGGTGTCGGATAGGGCTCCGAGGTTTGAAGTACGGAGGCGAACTTTTGGCCGTCCGTTCGTGAATCGACGGTGCAGAATGTAACACGCGGATGCCCACTGCGTACGGGAAAGACACGTGCCTCAGGAAAGTTCGTGATTGGTGGGCCCCAGTGATCATGCGGCAGTCCATTCAGAGACAGCTGGAAGCGCCACGTGTCGAAATCCTGACGGTCGCGGGGGCTCCGACATGGCCGTGATGAAAGGGGAGAAAAtctacgttttttttttttttagattttgtacATTTTTCTTACTGTGCAGCAACTTTATCTTGAAAAGATATTGAAAGCAAAGTTTTGACCCAGCCgatttatttgaaagaaaaaaatatttatttaatcgCGATGTCACGTTTTTCGAGAATTATCATCCTAGCGCTACTCCAACTTGCACAAAATACTATAACtggaattaaaaaatttagtattactATGTTTTAAATGTAAAACTATTTTAAGATTTAAGAATGTCACATTACTCATCATTGTTTGTTACGCATCATTGTTTATTACGCATCATTGTTTAAAAATTAACGGTATCATCAATCTAAAGCATACTCATAAATATTAGACAATATAAATATTGTCTCATTAGTTTTAGTCGACTTTATGAGAAACCGCGCTGCACTTACAATAATTGTCAACTAGAGAATCGCACTCTATTTACTATATTGTCAACGAGAGAGTCGTCTGTATCAGTTGTATGATATTAACTTAATCAAGATTCATTTGATATTTTCAATTGGtgattagctctgataccaactgtaatATCTCGCTTCCCAAAGGGTCTTTTATTCTAGAACTACTTTATCCCTATACTCATTCAACTTCTCTTATTCTCTTGGGCCTATTTGCTGTCCAGAATGTTATAGCCTAATTAAAAGgtttagtattattatattttttatatataattattctaaTTCCTAGAAATATCACATTTTCTAAATCCTAGGCAAACTTGGTCTAATTCCTGCTGATATCGTCCTCCCCCTTGGAACTAGATCTGTAGTTAAGCGTACTTTGGGAGAGTAGTATTAGAATGAGTGACCTCTGAAATGtccttttttttgcattttttttttcaaatgtaaCAAGTTAACATATTAGTACTAATAATTCATTAGATTTAACTAATTAGccgaaaatgtttaagcccaatTATAAATACTTTGATACATGgtcttttatattttcaattgccATTCCGTTTTCATCGGACTGTTGGAGTGTTATAGACTTTCTTCATTAGATTTTTACGTCCTCAGGTCCAAATTCGATCGTATGCACATAGATTAGAATTATCAGATAattgagattctagaggtgactCCAATCAAATTTGTGGTATAGCATTTCGTCTTACATAACACTTAACTCTTACATTTATAGTTGGTTCTAATATCAAATGTAATAATTCGATCTACTAAAGCTAATAATTTGTTTGGCCTAAATTActagctaaaaatatataagatcaATTATTACTATGGTTTGTGATCTTTTATATTGTCAATTgaaaaaagaatttctatcGAATGTATGATTGATGTGTTACAATTTATTATAAGGAAATTCTCCGAAAAAGGAGCAAGGCGGTGAtcattttccctctctttttaaCAAGCAGGAGGATTCCCCCTGATAGAGCAATACTATTTTAGCAAACTTATATGATGGATTTGATGCGGTAAATTGTATttctggtcctcaaactatgagttaGCTTGGAGACactttagtttctaaattttaattcaacataATTTTTTGGTCGAATTTTAGAATTATTGCAGTCAAGTCTTATaacataatttaattagttaaaaacTAATGTATCAGTAACGTAAAAATAACGTAACAGTATTGTAATTgagaaattatattatttttacatcatCAACGCGTCAATATTTATCAATTAAGTTAGATTACGCGATTCGATTATAACAATTCTAAAAGTTTGAACAAAAGATTACAATAAATTGAAATTCGAGAACTAAAATATCACCTACCTGGCCCATTTAGTTGAAAaccaaatgtgcaatttatCCTTTTCGGTGATATTCTTAAAGCAGTCTACTGCGAGTCAAATTCTTCAACTTCTGACCCGATCGAAATTTTTTCTCAAGAAGTGTGTAAGGATGCGGAACGGCTACaaatgatgaccctcgaagtttgcgtcCTTCAACAGATCAAATAATTCGGCTGATAAGATATCGAAACAGCCGAGTTCGTAACCACGTGGCGCAAAATTCTTGGCGCGGACACAGTCAAATATAACTGACATTTTGTTTGTCaatatattgtcaaaaaaagaaagctaATCGGCCGTTCCCTAACCCAAATAGCAAAAAACTTGATTGTtagtacccgagatcccaaatttgaattctagctGATTTACATCttagcaaaatttatttctaaaaaatataaacgaGGCGGATCACATCCTAGCTacctttttccaaaaaaaacaaactttttaaaaaagctaaccatgcatatatatatatatatatatatatatatatatatatatatatatatatatatatatatatatatatatatatatatatatatatatatatatatatacatttatgtAATTTTCGCTTGTTCTCCTTGTTTCCATGACACGTCTATAGAGGAGAATAGTTGAAATTCAACAATCAACTACGTTTTTGGTTATATAACTTGACAGATCATCCAAGTTTAATTTCCActtgaaaagaagaagaataaaacTTTAGACATTCGCAACCACGTATCAAGGGCACAATTATAAACCTCGCATGCCTGTGGCGGATACATCTGTGCTCGTGTCAGACTCGTATCCAATACGGACGTGCTATAAACGTGCATTTACAACACATcccattataatatatattgtttattttattttttatgcatatataaaataagatgaTACATTTTGCACTTTTTGACAAATGTGTACTAACTCTTGTTGgcctatataaataaattatgtataagagagattttttttcttaaaatatatgaactatcaatttgcattttattaatttttattagtgTGAGAAATATTATGAATTTTTAGCTGTGTAATTAAACTCTCAACCAGTAAGAAATGagaaatgattattttattcaaggttagtttggtaattaaacaatacaacatttaaagaaacttttaattgaggtcctaaatttactcattaatttgcactaatttagaaaattaattgattaactaaatttatgcattaattaggcattaatttaggcatCTAccttaaatgttttagtgtttctaaaattatgcattaatttaaattataggaattttagaaatagttctatttctaaataGGATGAANtaatttttctaatttagatagtaattctttatcactatttaaaaaatttaatgtagataattgattagaaattATAGGGTAagggtataattcaaatttacttttataatagaattatatagacaaaattaattcaaattttagtagtaaaaatcaattttttaaactaataagatcatgtattgtaatttaaaatataagccaaaaactaaataaatttaaagtttagaacCTAAAACGTATAGAGAAACCTTCAATAGATCTAAATAATATAGTGCAATTTAAActtatcaataaataaatttagactgtataatttaaattttaagtttataataaatttataccaTAGAGTTTTACTAGagtaaacaaaatttatatttaacaaatctagaatatttatatattttatcaatttgatcaatctaattaatttgatttattaaattgattttgactcttacctttaaaatttttcagtttttagttcattttttaaaattttgttattttatcttTCGGTTTATAATTAGcttattaacttttattattcattttaattaaattagtatcaatgatttaaaaagtAGATTGAATCGATTGATTTAACTGATAAGACTTTaacctattctatcaagaatctgatttcAACATATTGAACCGAATAAGATTAAGAACAATCtggaaccggtaaagataataaacattttaaacagaatgataatttaactattagagctaataaatattttaaacataattttaaacataaaaattaaaaagattaggattactggtgagaaaaaaaaatggttaggaatttgaattcgaatccgaCTAACAATcgcaaaacttatttccgaacttgacggatttcaaaaattcatatccaaattcaaattttttaccacACGTGCTAAGAACGATCAATATGATTGTAGGATtgttaatctaaaatttagttcaTATGCATGTTTGATTAATTATTCAATGAATATGCTCTTTGACTAGTTCAATTCACTTGCAAGgttaatttaaagaaaaaccagatcatattgttttcttttaaagaagttatttttagtattttaattgttaatttggtataactcctttttcttttcttttctttcttttttttttgatgaaaagattgaactttttgatttattattacATGCGTTGAACTACTGAAGTTCAACTACTAGATTAATTCGTCCATAGtggaaggctaaattacaatttAGTCTATCTGTTAGCATCAATtgttttttagagataaatagCATACTACTCATTTCGTTTattacatttaaaaataaatttagttgaaaatgtgaacggattagaattcgaacttgaaaaaTCAGGTACCAACGATCAAgtccttttgccacttgtgctaggcACGTTTGATTCGTTAGCATCAATTATTATTCATAGGTTTTCATCactttctcttttatttgtttattttttatttttaaagagaaaaatcatattgtcaaataatttgaaatttttcttatataaatgccaaattatgaaaggaaagatagagagagaaaaagaaaacaaagagaaaacaaaaattttgaaaatatagtaaaaataaaatgactaaattgcccatgtattaaaagacaaaaatatcattttttgagGTACTTGGTGACCGactctcccaaagtgacctgctattgcaggtcataATTTTAAAGAAACTAAATCTTAACCATTGAACACGCATGAATGAACGGTaacgacaaaaaaaaagtatagaagcattactcgtAAGAAATTT
This genomic window contains:
- the LOC109725208 gene encoding abscisic acid 8'-hydroxylase 3 produces the protein MEMGCSSIVYTLSLLFLLSYLFLRKHKRKPKEMLKLPPGSMGWPYVGETLHLYSQDPNLFFAAKQKRFGEIFKTHLLGCPCIMLTSPEAARFVLVSQARLFKPTYPRSKERMIGPTALFFHQGDYHLRLRRLVQGSLSPDALRGQVSDVEAIVISMLDSWDGRVASTFHAMKKLSFDVGILTIFGGRLDEHYKLELKKNYFIVDKGYNSFPNNIPGTLYRKAIQARRRLHDLLCEIMLERRRTTTKAVEESDLLGCLMESKDEKGEHLTDDQISDNIIGVLFAAQDTTASVLTWIVKYLGDYPKLLEAVKDEQMSIYEANECGKRPLTWAQTRKMAVTHKVILESLRMASIISFTFREAVADVEYKGFLIPKGWKVMPLFRNIHHNPEFFQDPQKFDPSRFSVAPKPNTFMPFGNGVHACPGNELAKLEIFIFIHHLVTNYRWEIVGSNSEIEYGPFPVPKHGLPVKLWRASITTLSKTCT